A stretch of the Deltaproteobacteria bacterium genome encodes the following:
- a CDS encoding 3-hydroxyacyl-CoA dehydrogenase NAD-binding domain-containing protein: MTQIKKVGVVGLGTLGTQIAIQAAHYGYDVKGYDQDPEIFQQTIQKIRRMMKFLGKSPTMPVEEWEKAAQKVKLAKDMGEALQAADLVIEVVPENLELKRKIFAQIDSLAPPEAILATNSSSIPISRIENATQRPEKCLNIHFYAPATSTNIVDVMGGAKTSPEVIETAKQFIRSIGCIPLTVKKEILGFCFNSVWRAIKKQTLYMWAGGFVDFRDIDRAWMVFTQMTQGPFGIMDMVGLDVVYDIEMSYYNESKDPKDRPPQALKDMIDRKKLGVKTGKGFYTYPEPEFTRPDFLQG; the protein is encoded by the coding sequence ATGACGCAGATCAAAAAAGTTGGCGTAGTCGGGCTGGGAACTTTGGGAACCCAAATTGCCATTCAAGCCGCTCATTATGGATATGATGTCAAGGGCTACGATCAGGACCCGGAGATTTTTCAGCAGACCATTCAGAAAATCCGGCGAATGATGAAGTTTTTAGGGAAAAGCCCTACCATGCCTGTGGAGGAGTGGGAAAAGGCAGCTCAAAAGGTCAAGCTGGCCAAAGATATGGGTGAAGCTTTGCAAGCAGCAGATCTGGTGATCGAGGTTGTGCCGGAAAACCTGGAGCTGAAGCGAAAAATATTTGCTCAGATCGATTCCCTGGCTCCCCCCGAGGCAATTCTGGCCACGAACAGCTCTTCCATCCCCATCTCCAGGATCGAAAATGCAACCCAGAGGCCGGAAAAATGCCTCAATATTCACTTCTATGCACCGGCCACCAGCACAAATATCGTTGATGTCATGGGTGGCGCCAAAACCTCCCCTGAGGTGATCGAAACGGCAAAACAATTTATCCGTTCCATCGGGTGCATTCCCCTGACGGTGAAAAAAGAAATTTTAGGCTTCTGTTTCAACAGCGTATGGCGAGCGATTAAGAAACAGACCCTTTACATGTGGGCCGGAGGATTCGTCGACTTCCGCGATATCGACCGGGCCTGGATGGTCTTTACCCAAATGACCCAGGGCCCATTCGGCATAATGGACATGGTGGGGCTGGACGTGGTCTACGACATCGAAATGTCTTACTACAACGAATCCAAGGACCCCAAAGATCGTCCTCCCCAGGCCCTTAAGGACATGATCGACCGCAAAAAACTGGGGGTCAAGACCGGCAAAGGTTTTTACACTTATCCCGAGCCGGAATTCACCAGGCCGGATTTTCTGCAAGGATAA
- the dnaJ gene encoding molecular chaperone DnaJ produces MVKRDYYEILGVPRNAQEAEIKKAYRQLALQYHPDRNPGSKEAEEKFKEASEAYEVLRDPEKRDLYDRYGHEGIRKMGFSGFTGFEDILTSFGDIFEDFFGFGTGRSRSAGPRKGPDFRYDLTISFMDAALGKETEFEIERPESCSTCKGTGIQPGTKKETCAACHGSGQITHSQGFFTLRTTCSRCHGQGFFIPHPCSECRGTGKVKKSKKISIKIPAGVDTGSRVKVYGEGGEGERGGRRGDLYVILHVEPHSFFERHGDDILCQIPISFTQAALGAEIEIPSLNGSKKLSIPPGSQSGHVFTLRGQGIAHLDSFGRGDQHIHILVKVPTKLNKRQKELLKEFASLEGKGD; encoded by the coding sequence ATGGTTAAAAGAGACTATTACGAAATCCTGGGAGTGCCACGGAATGCCCAGGAGGCCGAGATTAAAAAAGCCTATCGCCAGTTAGCCCTTCAGTATCATCCCGATCGAAACCCAGGAAGTAAGGAGGCCGAGGAAAAGTTCAAAGAAGCTTCAGAGGCCTATGAGGTTCTTCGGGACCCAGAGAAAAGAGACCTCTACGATCGTTATGGCCATGAAGGTATCCGGAAGATGGGATTCTCCGGGTTTACCGGTTTTGAAGACATCCTTACCAGTTTCGGCGATATTTTCGAGGATTTTTTCGGCTTTGGTACAGGGCGTAGCCGATCCGCCGGCCCCCGGAAAGGGCCGGACTTTCGTTACGATTTAACGATTTCCTTTATGGATGCAGCCCTGGGCAAAGAGACGGAATTTGAAATCGAACGCCCTGAATCTTGTAGTACCTGCAAAGGAACGGGTATCCAGCCGGGAACCAAGAAAGAGACTTGCGCCGCTTGTCATGGAAGCGGACAAATTACCCATTCCCAAGGTTTTTTTACCCTTCGCACCACTTGCTCACGCTGCCACGGTCAGGGATTTTTCATTCCCCATCCGTGTTCAGAATGCCGGGGTACCGGGAAGGTCAAAAAATCTAAAAAAATATCCATCAAAATCCCTGCTGGAGTAGATACAGGGAGTCGTGTTAAGGTTTACGGAGAAGGGGGGGAAGGCGAACGGGGCGGGCGGCGGGGGGACCTCTACGTAATATTACATGTAGAACCCCACTCTTTTTTTGAACGCCATGGCGACGATATTCTCTGCCAGATTCCTATTTCTTTCACCCAGGCCGCCCTGGGGGCAGAAATTGAGATTCCCTCTCTGAATGGGTCCAAGAAGCTTTCCATCCCCCCCGGCTCCCAGAGTGGCCATGTCTTCACTTTACGGGGCCAGGGAATTGCTCATTTGGACAGTTTCGGAAGAGGCGACCAGCATATCCATATCTTGGTCAAGGTCCCTACCAAATTGAACAAGCGCCAGAAAGAGCTGCTGAAAGAGTTTGCCTCCTTGGAAGGGAAAGGAGATTGA
- a CDS encoding DUF47 family protein: MPWFRKKKCDFCVLLHAQADKVLEGLDALYVWAEGADGEKRGKVKEIEQEADELRRILIEELNQTFVTPFDREDIFSLSRAIDDVMDYADRTVDEMEIYEVNPNPFIVEMIDILRKAARELKDAIRLIQKYPNIALEHATKAKAYENEMEKAYHRALANLFKGTDTVYMLKMREIYRHLSNAADRGDEAANLIGDIVVKIT; encoded by the coding sequence ATGCCGTGGTTTCGGAAAAAGAAATGTGACTTTTGTGTGCTACTCCACGCTCAAGCCGATAAGGTCCTGGAAGGGCTCGATGCTCTTTACGTTTGGGCTGAAGGAGCTGATGGGGAAAAAAGGGGGAAAGTGAAGGAAATTGAGCAGGAGGCCGATGAACTGCGGCGTATCCTCATTGAGGAACTCAACCAAACCTTCGTTACCCCCTTTGATCGGGAAGATATCTTTTCCCTTTCCCGGGCCATTGATGACGTTATGGATTATGCCGATCGAACCGTGGACGAAATGGAAATTTACGAGGTGAACCCGAATCCTTTCATCGTTGAGATGATTGACATTCTCCGCAAAGCCGCTCGGGAGCTGAAGGATGCCATCCGCTTAATCCAGAAATACCCCAATATTGCTTTAGAGCATGCCACCAAGGCGAAAGCCTACGAGAATGAAATGGAGAAAGCCTATCATCGGGCCCTGGCCAACCTTTTCAAGGGCACCGACACGGTTTACATGCTCAAGATGCGCGAAATCTACCGCCATCTTTCCAATGCCGCCGACCGCGGCGACGAAGCGGCCAACCTGATTGGCGACATCGTCGTCAAAATAACTTGA
- a CDS encoding inorganic phosphate transporter — protein sequence MEAHALIIVFGLIAIILLFEFSNGLNDSATLVVTSVITGAMEPRKVLLIIAFFELIGALFLGTAVAHTLGKGIVSPQDISLAAIFSAIIGAILWNLGNWFFGMPSSSSHALIGGLIGAVAMGSGLHMIHWGKVLEVLGILILTPVLGLIAGHYVTKKILDLFENFKPTKANYLLKRLQILTSITLGLSHGSNDAQKGMGIISLALIIFHKISPETISKIYQPLPGYAFYVPLWVILACSLALALGVSSGGWRIMKTLGTKLYKVRPIHGFSAQACSSVIIYLSSIFGFPVSTTQIVSSSILGAGSAQGLGSVRWGVGRQIFFTWIITIPGAAILSALILIFIRRWI from the coding sequence TTGGAAGCCCACGCTCTGATCATCGTTTTTGGGTTGATTGCCATTATTCTTCTCTTCGAATTCAGCAACGGGCTGAACGACTCGGCCACTCTGGTGGTCACCTCGGTCATCACTGGGGCCATGGAGCCTCGCAAAGTTCTCTTGATCATAGCTTTCTTCGAATTAATCGGGGCATTGTTTTTGGGAACGGCCGTTGCCCACACTTTAGGCAAGGGGATCGTAAGTCCCCAAGACATTTCCCTGGCCGCCATATTCTCCGCTATTATTGGGGCCATTCTATGGAACTTGGGAAATTGGTTTTTTGGAATGCCTTCTAGTTCCTCTCATGCCCTGATTGGCGGACTTATAGGGGCCGTGGCGATGGGCTCCGGTCTTCATATGATCCATTGGGGTAAGGTTTTGGAGGTTTTGGGAATTCTCATCCTCACCCCCGTTTTGGGATTAATTGCCGGTCATTACGTGACCAAAAAAATTCTCGATCTTTTCGAAAATTTCAAACCCACCAAAGCCAACTACCTCCTTAAAAGATTGCAAATTCTGACCTCGATCACCTTAGGCTTGAGTCACGGATCCAACGACGCCCAAAAGGGCATGGGGATTATTAGTCTTGCTCTCATTATCTTCCACAAAATTTCCCCGGAGACGATCAGTAAAATATACCAGCCATTGCCAGGGTATGCTTTCTATGTACCTTTATGGGTCATCCTGGCTTGCTCCCTGGCCCTTGCCTTAGGGGTGAGCTCGGGAGGCTGGCGGATCATGAAAACTCTGGGAACGAAGCTTTATAAGGTGAGGCCTATCCATGGATTCAGTGCCCAAGCTTGTTCTTCGGTAATCATTTACCTCTCCTCTATCTTTGGTTTTCCGGTGAGCACCACCCAGATTGTCTCTTCCTCAATCCTGGGAGCAGGGTCTGCTCAAGGTCTCGGGTCCGTACGTTGGGGGGTTGGCCGACAAATCTTTTTCACCTGGATCATAACCATACCTGGGGCAGCTATCCTATCAGCTTTGATTCTTATCTTTATTAGAAGATGGATATAA
- a CDS encoding anaerobic glycerol-3-phosphate dehydrogenase subunit C, with protein MKSDIDQCIKCSICNAYCPVLKATGLFPGPKLAGPDAERFRLEGKNIPAEWLEFCDYCKICERVCPHNVPIPELQVRSRLTLGKTQKPSFRDWLLGHAYLLEKLGSWGAPLSNWINGWAFFRWLLDRGLGIDRRAKMPSFHHQTFAQWFHSRKLVKGKPLAYFYGCYTNYIEPSLGRSVVEILEKNGFQVFLPQQECCGLPLISNGFFTLAARMGEKNLKALQKTVEDGVEIVFSSPSCGMTLSQEYKDILHLPGASAVAENLYEISQFLLQLHEDGQLKTDFREIKETYYYHVPCHLRALQVGLPALELLSLIPGLKVMELPEGCCGLAGTYGLKREKYAVAREVGEEIFQVIRQWNVQKVISDCEACRMQIGSQTGVQTFHPAQILRQAYGE; from the coding sequence ATGAAATCCGACATTGATCAGTGTATCAAATGCTCCATCTGCAACGCCTATTGTCCAGTGTTGAAGGCCACAGGCCTTTTTCCAGGCCCTAAACTCGCCGGTCCCGATGCTGAACGTTTCCGCCTTGAGGGAAAAAACATTCCTGCGGAATGGCTCGAATTCTGCGATTACTGCAAAATTTGCGAACGGGTCTGCCCCCATAATGTACCCATTCCAGAGCTGCAGGTTCGTTCCCGCCTAACCTTAGGTAAAACCCAGAAGCCTTCTTTCAGGGACTGGCTCCTTGGCCATGCTTATCTCCTGGAAAAGTTAGGAAGCTGGGGGGCACCCCTTTCTAATTGGATCAATGGGTGGGCTTTTTTCCGCTGGCTTTTGGACCGCGGCCTGGGAATTGATCGCCGGGCAAAAATGCCATCCTTCCATCACCAGACCTTTGCCCAATGGTTCCATTCAAGGAAGCTGGTAAAAGGGAAGCCCCTTGCTTATTTCTACGGCTGCTATACCAATTATATCGAACCTTCCCTGGGGCGGAGCGTAGTAGAAATTCTGGAAAAGAACGGGTTCCAAGTCTTCCTGCCTCAGCAAGAATGTTGTGGGCTTCCCTTGATCAGTAATGGGTTTTTTACTTTGGCCGCCAGAATGGGGGAGAAAAATCTAAAGGCTTTGCAGAAAACGGTCGAAGATGGGGTAGAGATTGTCTTTTCTTCGCCAAGTTGCGGCATGACTTTAAGCCAGGAATATAAAGACATCCTGCACCTCCCAGGGGCATCCGCCGTGGCTGAAAATCTTTATGAAATATCCCAATTCTTGCTCCAATTGCATGAAGATGGCCAACTGAAGACAGACTTTCGGGAAATAAAGGAGACCTATTATTACCATGTCCCCTGTCATCTTCGCGCCTTACAAGTAGGTCTGCCGGCCTTAGAACTGCTCTCCCTCATTCCCGGTCTGAAAGTCATGGAACTCCCTGAAGGGTGTTGTGGTTTGGCGGGAACGTACGGGTTGAAGCGGGAAAAATACGCGGTGGCCCGGGAAGTGGGGGAGGAAATTTTCCAGGTGATCCGCCAATGGAATGTCCAAAAGGTTATTTCAGATTGTGAAGCGTGCCGCATGCAGATTGGGAGTCAAACCGGCGTGCAAACCTTTCATCCTGCGCAGATCCTCCGCCAGGCTTACGGAGAGTAA
- the glpB gene encoding anaerobic glycerol-3-phosphate dehydrogenase subunit GlpB: MFYDVIVIGAGLAGLMAAEAAQSQGARVLVLARGMGSLPLTTGCIDGLGYFPRTTNIPLSSPLSALPQLKEDHPYHPYAIVGQEKIMLAMAHFQELGQVIGLPYSGTFASTLLIPTPLGTYHPTCLVPETMNQGNLSIPGPVLLLGFRGLKDFFPFLAAENLNILHSQGKIASSFRAEVLEKLDLGGKAMNGLNLARAFDGEDFRNAFIKIVRPLLKSGDRLALPAVLGFHSPGQVLADLKKKLQANVFEIPMPPPSVPGIRLFRKLQIYLQGKGVRIILGLSTLDPRKESKRLLGFALGFSKKSPIYKASAIVLATGKFVGGGLDSDRGRIFETLLDLPIKYPKNRREWFKPRLLAAEGQPFNCFGVEVNENLQPVDPEGRVIYSNLFAAGAIIAHGDSMSEKSGGGIAISTGYLAGKLAAGFAGKNKFTTENTEITEMGLKPKD; the protein is encoded by the coding sequence ATGTTTTACGATGTTATTGTCATTGGTGCTGGGCTGGCAGGGCTCATGGCTGCAGAGGCTGCCCAAAGCCAGGGAGCCCGTGTTTTGGTTTTAGCTCGAGGCATGGGCTCATTACCCTTGACCACTGGATGTATCGACGGCCTGGGATATTTCCCGAGGACCACAAATATTCCTCTTTCCTCTCCTCTAAGTGCTTTACCCCAACTGAAGGAGGACCATCCTTATCATCCCTATGCCATTGTAGGCCAGGAAAAGATCATGCTCGCGATGGCCCATTTCCAGGAACTTGGTCAGGTTATCGGGTTGCCCTATTCTGGAACTTTTGCTTCTACCCTGCTGATTCCCACCCCGCTGGGCACGTACCATCCGACCTGTTTGGTTCCGGAAACGATGAACCAAGGAAACCTTTCTATTCCTGGCCCTGTTCTCCTCCTCGGTTTTAGGGGCCTTAAAGACTTCTTTCCATTTTTAGCCGCTGAAAATCTAAATATTTTGCATTCTCAGGGGAAAATCGCCTCCTCTTTTAGGGCTGAGGTCCTGGAAAAGTTGGATCTGGGTGGAAAAGCGATGAACGGACTTAACCTGGCCAGGGCTTTTGACGGCGAAGATTTCCGCAATGCGTTCATAAAAATTGTCCGACCCCTTCTAAAATCAGGTGATAGGCTGGCCCTCCCGGCTGTCTTGGGTTTTCATTCTCCGGGTCAGGTTCTGGCGGACTTGAAAAAAAAGCTTCAGGCCAACGTCTTTGAAATTCCCATGCCCCCTCCTTCAGTTCCCGGCATCCGCCTTTTCCGTAAGCTGCAAATATACCTTCAAGGAAAAGGCGTGCGCATTATTTTGGGGCTTTCAACGTTAGACCCCCGCAAAGAGTCCAAACGCCTTCTCGGCTTTGCCCTCGGCTTTTCCAAGAAAAGCCCGATTTACAAGGCTTCGGCCATTGTTCTGGCTACCGGAAAATTTGTCGGGGGGGGGCTTGATTCGGACCGGGGAAGAATTTTTGAGACGCTTCTCGATCTTCCTATAAAATATCCGAAGAACCGCAGGGAATGGTTCAAGCCCCGCCTCCTGGCTGCTGAAGGCCAACCTTTCAACTGTTTCGGGGTGGAAGTGAATGAAAACCTTCAGCCCGTGGATCCAGAAGGCCGGGTCATCTATTCCAACCTCTTTGCGGCAGGAGCGATCATCGCCCATGGAGATTCCATGTCAGAAAAATCTGGAGGTGGCATAGCCATCTCTACGGGATACCTGGCAGGGAAACTGGCTGCTGGATTTGCCGGCAAAAATAAATTCACCACAGAGAACACAGAGATCACAGAGATGGGATTAAAACCGAAAGATTAA
- the glpA gene encoding anaerobic glycerol-3-phosphate dehydrogenase subunit GlpA — protein MKTEVVVIGGGATGAGVLRDLALRGIDAVLLEKEELTSGTSGRNHGLLHSGARYAVNDPDSARECLAENKILKKIASPCIEPTGGFFLALPQDPPDYADDLLRACASLDLPAEEVSPAEVLQKEPALSPKINRAIYVPDASIDPFRLIRSNVEEAERLGAQFFPHRRVVAIFTADGTIHGLQAIDAKTGEEFRITCRFIINAAGVWAGRVARMAGAPLDILFSKGSLVVLNRRLVNSVINRCRPPSNGDILVPHGPALIIGTTSQTVTEIEDPSPEEEEVDLLLSEGETILPEVSSTRAIRAYAGVRPLMGAREAGEDSRKISRDFLLLDHGEADQIKGLFSIVGGKLTTYRLMAERTVDVIVKAMGRKTSCTTAEKPLPFPEEYTFHDLGSKLRKIGLPQSFQETGEILCECELVSRGEIVQEIRNQPYPSLKEIQERTRAGMGPCQGGFCSPRLTALLSEGGKIPPGTSLPILKRFLEERWKGTRPVMWGPQLREEQLIQALYTELFNLDHF, from the coding sequence ATGAAAACTGAAGTTGTGGTGATCGGTGGTGGAGCTACGGGAGCGGGAGTTCTCCGCGATCTTGCCCTCAGGGGAATCGATGCCGTTCTCCTGGAGAAGGAAGAGCTCACCAGCGGCACCTCGGGAAGAAACCATGGCCTCTTGCACAGCGGGGCCAGGTATGCGGTGAATGATCCCGATTCGGCCCGGGAGTGCCTTGCCGAAAACAAAATATTAAAAAAGATCGCTTCCCCTTGCATCGAACCGACCGGGGGATTTTTTCTTGCTCTGCCCCAGGACCCTCCGGATTATGCGGATGACCTTCTCAGGGCTTGTGCCAGCCTTGACCTCCCGGCAGAAGAAGTTTCCCCAGCGGAAGTTTTGCAGAAGGAGCCTGCTCTTTCTCCCAAGATAAATAGAGCTATTTATGTACCCGATGCTTCCATAGACCCCTTCCGTTTGATCCGTTCCAATGTGGAGGAGGCCGAACGACTGGGAGCACAATTCTTTCCTCATCGTCGGGTTGTAGCCATCTTCACCGCGGATGGAACCATTCATGGCTTGCAGGCCATTGACGCCAAGACAGGAGAAGAGTTTCGCATTACCTGCCGCTTTATCATCAATGCCGCGGGGGTTTGGGCCGGAAGAGTTGCCCGGATGGCCGGAGCTCCGCTGGATATCCTTTTCTCCAAAGGAAGCCTGGTGGTGTTGAATCGGCGCCTGGTAAATTCCGTAATCAACCGCTGCCGCCCTCCCTCCAACGGCGATATCCTCGTCCCCCATGGGCCAGCCCTGATCATCGGGACAACTTCGCAGACTGTTACCGAAATCGAAGATCCATCCCCGGAGGAAGAGGAAGTGGACCTTCTTCTCTCTGAAGGGGAGACCATTCTTCCGGAGGTCAGTTCTACCAGGGCCATCCGGGCCTACGCTGGCGTCAGGCCGCTAATGGGAGCCCGGGAGGCAGGCGAAGATAGTCGGAAGATCAGTCGTGATTTCCTTCTGCTGGACCACGGAGAAGCTGACCAGATCAAGGGGCTGTTTTCGATCGTCGGGGGCAAGCTGACCACCTACCGCCTGATGGCTGAACGGACTGTGGATGTAATCGTCAAAGCAATGGGAAGGAAAACTTCTTGCACCACCGCGGAAAAACCCCTGCCTTTTCCGGAGGAATATACCTTCCATGATTTAGGGTCAAAACTCCGGAAGATTGGACTTCCACAATCTTTCCAGGAAACTGGGGAGATTCTTTGCGAGTGCGAACTCGTATCCAGAGGAGAAATTGTCCAGGAGATCCGGAATCAACCTTATCCCAGTTTGAAAGAAATCCAGGAAAGAACAAGGGCCGGTATGGGTCCCTGTCAGGGTGGATTTTGCTCTCCCCGTTTGACTGCGCTATTATCAGAAGGAGGAAAAATCCCTCCGGGAACGTCCCTCCCCATCTTAAAACGCTTCCTGGAAGAACGTTGGAAAGGAACCCGACCTGTGATGTGGGGACCTCAGCTTAGAGAAGAACAGTTAATCCAGGCTTTGTATACCGAGCTCTTTAACCTGGACCATTTTTAA
- a CDS encoding HAD-IIA family hydrolase: MGALNFSGYIFDLDGTIYRGEKLIPGARETIEKLKSLAKKIVYLSNKPLQTREDYAAKLTRLGIPTEPAEVINSSFVMARWLSQRAPGATVFIIGELPLIEEMTRGGFHLSENPEEVQYVIASFDRSFDYQKLNIALQAIKKGAHFVATNPDRTCPVEGGEIPDCAAMIGAVEGATGKKVEVVVGKPSDIMIQVAGEAMDLNSQDCLLVGDRLETDMVMGKKAGMATALVLTGVTTREALWQSPMQPDYIWESVAEIIK; this comes from the coding sequence ATGGGGGCCCTTAATTTTTCTGGCTACATTTTTGATCTCGACGGCACGATTTATCGAGGAGAAAAGCTCATTCCCGGAGCCCGGGAAACTATCGAAAAATTAAAATCATTGGCCAAAAAAATCGTATATCTTTCCAACAAGCCTTTGCAGACTCGGGAAGATTATGCGGCCAAACTGACCCGCCTGGGTATCCCAACTGAACCTGCAGAAGTGATTAATTCTTCCTTCGTCATGGCCCGCTGGCTCTCCCAGCGGGCACCGGGGGCTACGGTCTTTATCATTGGAGAACTCCCCCTTATCGAAGAGATGACCCGCGGCGGGTTCCACCTTAGCGAGAATCCGGAAGAAGTGCAATATGTTATCGCCTCCTTTGACCGGAGTTTTGATTACCAAAAATTGAACATCGCCCTCCAAGCCATTAAAAAAGGAGCTCATTTCGTGGCCACCAACCCGGACCGCACTTGCCCGGTGGAAGGGGGGGAAATACCGGATTGTGCGGCCATGATCGGGGCCGTAGAAGGGGCGACCGGCAAGAAGGTGGAAGTCGTCGTAGGTAAACCGTCGGACATCATGATTCAGGTCGCTGGGGAGGCTATGGACTTGAACTCCCAGGATTGCCTCCTCGTGGGGGACCGGCTGGAAACGGATATGGTCATGGGGAAAAAGGCGGGGATGGCCACGGCTTTGGTGCTCACAGGGGTCACGACCCGGGAAGCCTTATGGCAATCACCCATGCAACCCGACTATATCTGGGAGAGTGTTGCGGAAATAATAAAATAG
- the argH gene encoding argininosuccinate lyase, whose protein sequence is MKIKKLWGKRLAKEPAAIAEVFTSGRDVRGMAPADERLVPYDIWGSRAHVLMLARKEILPKPVARVLIKGLGEIENAREKGKFFLDPSEEDVHSNVESWLIKKFGLKVGGRLHTARSRNDQIALDMRLYLRDNALNFLSELTSLIKVLLDHAQKQRSTIFPGYTHHQPAQITTLGHVWLSFAESLNRDGQRFQDWYERFNQNPLGSMTGYGTSFAIDRNLTSKLLGFDNPCPNSLDPIQNRWEPEAEMGFAIAAMMNHLSSLAQTLILFSTGEFGMFRLDDAYCTGSSMMPQKRNPDPLEVIKAKAASAQGLLVSLLSIGRSLFLGYNRDTQWTKYLIMDLIDECLAVPRIMGEIIGSLRIHKDKIAVLCQKGFITAPDLLERLVQDWGLPFRQAKVAVEKAVKYSEAEGGEQISPSALQRSLQEEGLRLKMEQRFIPMAQDPKLIVSRRKAIGGTSLQALGRNITSLTHSLQVSSRWLAQKKKQQAMAKTRLAEMERDL, encoded by the coding sequence ATGAAAATCAAAAAACTTTGGGGTAAGAGATTGGCCAAAGAGCCCGCGGCTATCGCGGAGGTTTTTACCTCTGGAAGAGATGTCCGCGGAATGGCACCCGCTGATGAGCGATTGGTCCCCTATGATATTTGGGGCAGCAGGGCCCATGTTCTCATGCTGGCCAGGAAAGAAATTTTACCGAAGCCTGTGGCCAGGGTTCTGATCAAAGGTTTAGGAGAGATAGAAAATGCCCGGGAGAAAGGGAAATTTTTTCTTGACCCATCCGAAGAAGACGTGCACAGCAACGTGGAGAGTTGGCTGATTAAAAAATTTGGTTTAAAAGTTGGCGGGCGACTCCATACGGCCCGCAGCCGCAACGACCAGATCGCCCTGGACATGCGCCTTTACCTTAGGGACAACGCTCTAAACTTTTTGTCCGAACTCACTTCTCTTATAAAGGTCCTCCTCGATCATGCTCAAAAGCAACGAAGCACCATTTTCCCCGGTTATACGCACCATCAACCCGCTCAAATAACCACCTTAGGCCATGTATGGCTCTCTTTCGCCGAATCATTGAACAGGGATGGGCAGCGTTTTCAAGACTGGTATGAACGTTTCAACCAAAACCCTCTCGGTTCCATGACCGGGTACGGCACGAGTTTCGCCATCGACCGCAATCTTACCTCCAAGCTGCTGGGGTTCGACAACCCTTGCCCCAATTCTCTGGACCCGATTCAGAACCGTTGGGAACCGGAAGCGGAAATGGGGTTTGCCATTGCCGCCATGATGAATCATTTAAGCTCCCTGGCGCAGACTCTTATCCTTTTTAGCACAGGAGAGTTTGGCATGTTCAGACTGGATGACGCCTACTGCACGGGAAGTTCGATGATGCCGCAAAAGCGCAATCCAGACCCCTTGGAGGTAATCAAGGCGAAAGCGGCAAGTGCGCAAGGCCTGTTGGTCAGCCTACTGTCTATCGGCCGGTCCCTCTTTCTGGGCTATAACCGCGATACCCAGTGGACCAAATATTTGATTATGGATTTGATTGATGAATGCCTTGCCGTCCCCCGGATCATGGGGGAAATCATTGGTTCCTTACGTATTCATAAGGATAAAATAGCCGTCCTCTGCCAGAAGGGATTTATCACCGCGCCGGACCTTTTGGAGAGATTGGTTCAAGACTGGGGACTACCTTTTCGGCAGGCCAAAGTGGCGGTGGAAAAGGCCGTGAAATATTCCGAAGCTGAAGGGGGGGAGCAAATCTCTCCTTCCGCCTTACAGCGGTCGTTGCAAGAGGAAGGCCTCAGGCTGAAGATGGAGCAAAGATTTATTCCCATGGCCCAGGATCCGAAATTGATCGTCTCGCGGAGGAAAGCCATTGGCGGGACTTCCCTTCAGGCTCTGGGAAGAAATATCACAAGCCTAACGCATTCCCTACAAGTTTCCAGCCGGTGGCTCGCGCAGAAAAAGAAACAGCAAGCGATGGCTAAAACCCGTCTGGCTGAGATGGAACGGGATCTTTAA